Proteins from a single region of Burkholderiales bacterium:
- a CDS encoding type II toxin-antitoxin system VapC family toxin, protein MIWVADTSAIVRLFVPDGPLHPEIEAALNRAMHGSDVVLAPDLMLAESANVLLRKQRRSELSSEEARAIIEAIASLPVRIEPHAPLLVSAHALADTHNLTVYDALYLALAERHGARLMTCDDRLDRVAKTMGLGNP, encoded by the coding sequence ATGATCTGGGTTGCCGACACCTCCGCCATCGTGCGGCTCTTCGTCCCGGACGGACCGCTTCATCCCGAGATCGAGGCAGCCCTGAACCGGGCAATGCACGGCTCGGATGTCGTGCTGGCCCCCGATCTGATGCTCGCCGAATCAGCCAACGTGCTGTTGCGTAAGCAAAGGCGCAGCGAGCTGTCTTCCGAGGAGGCCAGGGCAATCATCGAGGCAATTGCCTCTTTGCCGGTTCGCATCGAGCCGCATGCGCCATTGCTTGTCTCCGCCCATGCCTTGGCGGACACACACAATCTCACCGTATATGATGCGCTTTATCTCGCCCTGGCGGAGCGGCATGGAGCGCGCCTGATGACCTGCGACGATCGGTTGGATCGTGTTGCGAAAACGATGGGGCTTGGCAACCCATGA
- a CDS encoding helix-turn-helix domain-containing protein has protein sequence MILSQKSLQKIKSLRKRARIGQAVLAAVLNTSLSTVQKWEGGDKQPSGPSLKLLNGRLEKHGICHSGEHWSPAKSMN, from the coding sequence ATCATCTTATCACAAAAATCCCTGCAAAAGATCAAGTCCCTGCGCAAGCGGGCGCGTATTGGCCAGGCCGTGCTCGCCGCCGTGCTGAATACCAGCCTGTCAACGGTGCAGAAGTGGGAGGGGGGCGACAAGCAGCCCAGTGGTCCGTCCTTGAAACTGCTCAACGGGCGCCTCGAAAAACATGGGATTTGCCATTCCGGAGAGCACTGGAGCCCAGCGAAATCAATGAACTGA